A stretch of Prunus dulcis chromosome 6, ALMONDv2, whole genome shotgun sequence DNA encodes these proteins:
- the LOC117631458 gene encoding uncharacterized protein At4g37920, with product MSNFMALELSNSITKPSIFFDATTFFPLNENVPPTTLLIPPISFASLKSKHRRKTRAAQSSPTTSPQASYIATAQVAEQVEVEVAEGYTMTQFCDKIIDVFMNEKPRAKEWRKFLVFREDWEKYRESFYNRCRTRADMEGDPTMKEKFTSLGRKVKKIDDEMERHSELLKEIQDNPTDVNAIVARRRKDFTEEFFRHVNLLSEVYDSLEDRDAMARLGARCLSAVSAYDNTLEYVETLDTAQAKFDDILNSPSVDVACEKIKSLAKAKELDSSLVLLINSAWASAKESTTMKNEVKDIMYHLYKATKSSLRSIAPKEIKLLKHLLNITDPEERFSALATAFSPGDGPEAKDPKAVYTTPKELHKWIKIMLDAYHLNAEETDIREAKQMTQPVVIQRLFILKETIEEEYLERSTDQKSQTEDTKPEEL from the exons ATGAGCAATTTCATGGCATTAGAGCTCTCAAACTCCATAACCAAGCCCTCTATCTTCTTCGACGCCACAACTTTCTTCCCACTCAACGAAAATGTGCCCCCAACAACCCTTCTAATACCACCCATATCCTTTGCCTCTCTTAAGTCCAAGCACAGAAGAAAGACAAGGGCAGCCCAGTCAAGCCCCACTACCA GTCCTCAAGCAAGTTACATAGCCACTGCCCAAGTGGCAGAGCAAGTAGAGGTTGAAGTTGCTGAGGGTTACACCATGACTCAATTTTGTGATAAGATAATTGATGTTTTCATGAATGAGAAGCCCAGGGCAAAGGAATGGAGGAAGTTTTTGGTATTTAGGGAGGATTGGGAGAAATATAGGGAAAGCTTTTATAACCGGTGTAGGACACGGGCAGATATGGAGGGTGATCCAACTATGAAAGAAAAGTTTACCTCTTTGGGGAGAAAGGTGAAGAAG ATTGATGATGAAATGGAAAGGCACAGTGAACTTCTGAAGGAGATACAAGACAATCCAACTGACGTTAATGCAATAGTTGCACGGAGGCGTAAAGACTTCACAGAGGAATTCTTTCGCCACGTTAACCTACTTTCGGAAGTTTATGATAGTTTGGAAGATCGTGATG CAATGGCCCGGCTGGGTGCTAGATGCTTGTCTGCCGTCAGTGCTTATGATAACACGCTGGAATATGTGGAGACATTAGATACTGCTCAGGCCAAATTTGATGACATACTAAATTCTCCTTCAGTTGATGTAGCATGTGAGAAGATTAAAAGCCTTGCCAAGGCAAAGGAGCTTGATTCTTCGTTGGTATTATTGATAAACAGTGCTTGGGCTTCTGCAAAGGAGTCCACAACGATGAAGAATGAG GTCAAAGACATAATGTATCATTTGTACAAAGCCACAAAAAGCAGTCTTCGGAGCATTGcaccaaaagaaataaaactaCTCAAGCATTTGCTGAACATTACAGATCCTGAAGAGAGATTCTCGGCATTGGCAACAGCCTTCTCCCCTGGTGATGGACCTGAAGCCAAGGACCCCAAAGCCGTATACAC TACGCCCAAAGAGCTTCACAAGTGGATTAAGATCATGCTTGATGCATACCATCTAAATGCGGAAGAAACTGACATTAGGGAAGCCAAGCAGATGACTCAGCCTGTGGTTATACAAAGGCTGTTCATCCTCAAGGAAACTATTGAAGAGGAATATTTGGAACGAAGCACAGATCAGAAGTCTCAAACAGAGGATACCAAACCAGAGGAATTATGA
- the LOC117631205 gene encoding glycine-rich domain-containing protein 1, whose amino-acid sequence MEKEQEVEWIKAQNIGISVDLVAAAQKQLLFLAAVDRNRFLYEGPALERAIYRYNACWLPMLAKYSEFQISEGPLVVPLDCEWIWHCHRLNPVQYKTDCEKLYGKILDNSNVLSSVQGSCKGQTEEIWNSMYPEEPYNLDLNKALSEDISERISGLEKCTKYDLISAVKRQSPFFYQVSRPHMNHDVFLQGAVARYKGFLHLIKRNREKSLKRFCVPTYDVDLIWHSHQLHPVSYCKDLNELLGKVLEHDDMDSDRTKGKKLDVGFSGTTKQWEEAFGTRYWKAGAMHRGSAPCPVTTTPYKSSMMSKDVVASTEYQKVLQLPEVKFVEVLLEFVEVRNLPEGHKGSLFVSFSKTQHDLFFHAKRRLSILSQSGEKQVACFQCEPTGELLFELISHSPSHLPMKKTYKTLGSTSFSLQDFLIPLSKLDAEKWLEVVPTSGNENSKPIYLRIAVSFTVPALAQHALHMVRSRPLSKSSCFLPFLGKDQDAKNFTHVIDETGTKLISLQMRHPEKANPRANTILKKEVIGITKSGKISTLAESVGTGWSLMDSHWFLHPKKVPNGDGHLFLLQGKNMVKLFRGRKLEYESKHCEKHKSEQEFMTLVEFSAEDPYGKAVALLDLKSGFVQVKEDSMLVPGITLAFIFCDMLKKEGYDGFSVNAKEIGNVAEEINENHEEGKTTNLTSSGVTEGGLNNEVAEDVVMPENGGGCGAGCGSGCGNAIRSASAGCGSGCGGGCGSGCGGGCGSLVKSGGCGGCGGGGGCGGGCGGGCGSMLKSGGCGGCGSSGGCGGCGGGCGSILQSGGGWENLFKGSGSGDTCAHANTPGNSFANQHPNEASARVNEVAVA is encoded by the exons ATGGAGAAGGAACAAGAGGTTGAGTGGATCAAAGCTCAGAACATTGGCATAAGCGTAGACCTTGTGGCTGCAGCCCAAAAGCagcttctgtttcttgctGCTGTAGATAGAAATCGGTTTCTATATGAAGGGCCTGCTCTTGAAAGGGCAATCTATAG gTATAATGCTTGTTGGCTTCCGATGCTTGCCAAATATTCTGAGTTCCAAATTTCTGAAGGACCTTTGGTTGTACCTCTTGATTGTGAATGGATTTGGCATTGTCACAGACTAAATCCA GTTCAATACAAGACTGACTGTGAGAAACTTTATGGAAAGATCCTTGACAATTCTAATGTGTTATCCTCGGTTCAAGGCTCTTGTAAAGGGCAAACTGAAGAAATTTGGAATAGTATGTATCCAGAAGAACCCTACAACTTAGACTTAAATAAGGCATTGTCAGAGGATATATCTGAACGGATTTCTGGACTTGAAAAATGCACCAAATATGATCTGATTTCAGCTGTTAAAAGACAGAGTCCTTTCTTTTACCAG GTATCCAGACCCCATATGAACCATGATGTATTTCTTCAAGGGGCTGTGGCTAGGTATAAAGGGTTTCTTCATCTAAtcaagagaaacagagagaagtCTCTAAAACGTTTTTGTGTTCCCACATACGACGTTGACCTTATCTGGCATTCTCACCAGTTGCATCCTGTATCTTATTGTAAAGACCTGAATGAACTACTTGGCAAGGTATTGGAGCATGATGACATGGACTCTGACAGAACCAAAGGGAAGAAACTTGATGTTGGGTTTTCTGGAACTACCAAGCAATGGGAAGAGGCCTTTGGTACAAGGTATTGGAAGGCAGGGGCCATGCATAGAGGCAGTGCTCCATGTCCTGTCACAACCACACCTTACAAATCTAGCATGATGAGCAAGGATGTAGTTGCATCCACCGAGTATCAGAAAGTACTTCAGCTTCCCGAGGTTAAATTTGTGGAG GTCCTTTTGGAGTTTGTTGAAGTTAGGAACTTACCAGAGGGACACAAAGGAAGTCTCTTTGTCTCATTTAGTAAGACCCAACATGATCTATTCTTTCACGCTAAGCGGAGACTGAGTATTTTGTCCCAGTCTGGAGAGAAACAGGTTGCTTGTTTCCAGTGTGAACCTACTGGAGAGCTGCTTTTTGAACTGATATCCCATTCACCTTCCCACTTACCGATGAAAAAGACATATAAAACATTGGGTTCTACTTCATTCTCTCTTCAAGACTTCCTGATCCCACTCTCTAAATTAGATGCAGAAAAATGGTTGGAGGTGGTGCCAACTTCTGGAAATGAGAACTCGAAACCAATCTACCTTCGGATTGCTGTGTCATTTACTGTTCCAGCCTTAGCACAACATGCACTCCACATGGTTCGTTCTCGGCCATTGTCCAAAAGTTCTTGCTTCCTGCCGTTTCTTGGGAAGGATCAAGATGCTAAGAATTTCACTCATGTGATTGATGAAACTGGCACAAAGCTTATCAGTCTGCAAATGAG GCATCCTGAAAAGGCAAATCCAAGGGCAAACACCATTCTTAAGAAAGAGGTGATTGGAATTACCAAGTCTGGAAAAATATCTACTCTTGCGGAGTCTGTAGGGACTGGATGGTCTTTGATGGATTCTCACTGGTTCCTTCACCCTAAAAAAGTTCCCAATGGAGATGGCCACCTCTTTCTTCTCCAGGGAAAAAATATG GTCAAATTATTCCGCGGAAGAAAGCTGGAGTATGAATCTAAACATTGTGAGAAACATAAAAGTGAACAAGAGTTCATGACCTTGGTTGAATTCTCTGCTGAAGATCCTTACGGCAAAGCAGTGGCATTGCTTGACTTAAAATCCGGATTTGTCCAG GTAAAGGAAGACTCGATGCTAGTTCCTGGGATCACGTTGGCTTTCATATTTTGCGATATGCTAAAGAAGGAAGGATATGATGGCTTTTCTGTTAATGCGAAGGAGATAGGTAATGTAGCTGAAGAAATTAATGAGAATCATGAGGAAGGCAAAACAACCAACCTGACCTCTTCAGGAGTGACCGAAGGAGGGCTGAATAATGAGGTGGCTGAAGATGTAGTGATGCCGGAAAATGGTGGAGGCTGTGGTGCAGGATGTGGCAGTGGGTGCGGAAATGCAATAAGGAGTGCCTCTGCTGGATGTGGCAGTGGTTGTGGTGGAGGATGTGGCAGTGGTTGTGGTGGAGGATGTGGAAGCTTGGTGAAGAGTGGCGGCTGTGGAGGgtgtggtggaggtggtggttgtggtggtggttgtggtggtggatGTGGAAGCATGCTGAAGAGTGGTGGCTGTGGTGGCTGCGGCAGTAGTGGTGGATgcggtggttgtggtggtgggtgTGGAAGCATTCTGCAGAGCGGTGGCGGATGGGAAAACTTATTCAAGGGCAGTGGTTCTGGTGATACATGTGCTCATGCAAACACGCCCGGTAACTCATTCGCTAATCAACACCCAAACGAAGCATCCGCTCGTGTGAATGAGGTAGCCGTTGCTTGA
- the LOC117632598 gene encoding uncharacterized protein LOC117632598 yields the protein MNHIQEEHLMQFLAGLNESYFGVRSNMLLQDPLPTVNRAYSLLLQDERQRSLQPVITTSLDQSAMAANRPQSHKPFYHCKFCDTDGHSESRCRKNPASKNYMFCTFCDTAGHTQSHCKKKNGTAKTNSSSSHTTSTGSFVAATTSTPAAPTLTHAQYNQLIAMLPSGKNNSMANVAGPEFEEGDW from the exons ATGAATCACATTCAAGAAGAGCATCTCATGCAATTTTTGGCTGGGTTGAACGAATcttattttggggttcgtagtAATATGCTTCTTCAGGATCCTTTGCCCACTGTCAATCGTGCCTACTCCTTACTCTTACAAGATGAACGCCAACGTTCTCTTCAACCTGTAATCACAACATCTCTCGATCAATCTGCCATGGCGGCTAATCGACCGCAGTCTCATAAACCATTTTATCATTGCAAATTTTGTGATACCGACGGTCACTCAGAATCTCGTTGTCGCAAAAATCCTGCCAGCAAAAATTATATGTTTTGCACATTTTGTGATACAGCAGGGCATACACAGTCTCATTGCAAAAAGAAGAATGGTACTGCCAAGACcaattcttcttcctcacatACTACCTCTACTGGTTCTTTTGTCGCAGCAACCACTAGCACTCCAGCTGCACCAACTCTAACTCATGCACAATACAATCAATTGATTGCCATGTTGCCATCCGGTAAAAATAATTCTATGGCTAATGTTGCAG GACCTGAGTTCGAAGAGGGAGATTGGTAA
- the LOC117631775 gene encoding uncharacterized protein LOC117631775: protein MQFYEYMCSYLIGLKPEPSKYQYKNQNLPHLLFLITLSEFSIPSNPSFVSVQKLVRVSLAEMNEPKYGYPYAAQGQGGYYQGPPVMAPPQYAAPPPRREPGFLEGCLAALCCCCLIDECCCDPSVLFFF from the exons ATGCAATTTTATGAATATATGTGTTCATATTTAATTGGTTTGAAACCAGAACCTTCTAAATATCAGTATAAAAACCAGAACCTTCCCCATCTGCTCTTCCTCATAACCCTCTCAGAGTTCTCCATCCCCTCAAATCCGTCCTTCGTTTCAGTCCAAAAACTTGTCCGCGTTTCATTAGCAGAGATGAACGAACCAAAGTATGGTTATCCCTACGCTGCTCAAGGTCAAGGAG GTTATTACCAAGGCCCTCCAGTAATGGCACCTCCACAGTATGCTGCTCCACCACCCAGGAGAGAACCAGGATTCCTTGAGGGATG TCTTGCTGCTCTGTGTTGCTGCTGCCTTATTGACGAGTGTTGCTGCGATCCCTCcgtcctctttttcttttag